A genomic region of Candidatus Paceibacterota bacterium contains the following coding sequences:
- the dnaN gene encoding DNA polymerase III subunit beta, with amino-acid sequence MKIECLKEKLHMAVSKAEKVASKNITLPVLSCLLFETKGNTLVIRSTNLDLGLEISIPVKVEEEGKIAIPAQIISSFLNNLTDDKNLRLETVDNLLKISSSSSEANIKTFSVDDFPTVPMIDEGKTCKVSSKDLLSGIRSVIYSSSTSSVKPELSSIYIHSEEDSLVFVATDSFRLAEKKIKTRKVVDLPVVLIPFKNASDILKIIDNVDEEIQINSTKNQISFTFDGVYLVSRVIDGAFPDYKQILPKEFKTDVIVLKQDLVNSLKISNIFSDNFNQMNISVPAGGDGIQVRTKNVNIGENTNKIEAKVSGEGVEVNFNYKYIVDCLPSIASDSVSLSFNGLNKPLVIRGVSDKTFTYLVMPMNR; translated from the coding sequence ATGAAAATAGAATGTCTAAAAGAAAAACTTCATATGGCGGTCAGTAAAGCAGAGAAGGTGGCTAGTAAAAATATAACACTTCCTGTTCTTTCTTGTTTATTATTTGAGACAAAAGGAAATACTTTGGTGATTAGATCGACAAATCTTGATCTTGGACTAGAGATCTCTATACCGGTTAAAGTGGAGGAGGAAGGGAAGATAGCTATTCCAGCACAGATTATAAGCAGTTTTTTGAATAATCTTACGGATGATAAAAATTTAAGGCTTGAAACTGTGGATAACTTGTTGAAAATTTCTTCTTCTAGTAGTGAGGCTAATATTAAGACTTTTTCAGTAGATGATTTTCCGACAGTGCCAATGATAGACGAAGGAAAGACATGTAAAGTAAGTTCAAAAGACTTATTAAGCGGTATAAGGTCGGTTATCTACAGTTCATCCACATCTAGTGTAAAACCAGAGTTATCAAGTATTTATATACATTCCGAGGAAGATAGTCTTGTTTTTGTGGCGACAGACTCGTTTAGGCTTGCTGAAAAGAAAATAAAGACCAGAAAGGTGGTGGATTTGCCGGTGGTACTCATTCCATTCAAGAATGCGTCAGATATTTTGAAAATTATAGACAATGTTGATGAAGAAATACAGATAAATTCAACAAAAAATCAAATTTCTTTCACTTTTGATGGTGTTTACTTGGTTTCAAGGGTTATAGACGGTGCTTTTCCTGATTATAAACAAATTTTACCAAAAGAATTTAAAACAGATGTAATAGTTTTGAAACAAGATCTTGTAAATTCACTTAAAATATCAAATATCTTTTCTGATAATTTTAATCAGATGAATATTTCTGTGCCGGCAGGGGGAGATGGTATTCAAGTTAGGACGAAAAATGTGAATATAGGGGAAAATACAAATAAAATAGAGGCAAAGGTAAGCGGAGAGGGGGTTGAAGTTAATTTTAACTATAAATATATCGTGGATTGTTTACCATCTATAGCCTCCGATAGTGTTTCTTTATCATTCAATGGTCTTAATAAGCCTTTGGTGATACGCGGTGTGTCAGACAAAACATTTACATATCTTGTGATGCCGATGAACAGATAG
- a CDS encoding R3H domain-containing nucleic acid-binding protein: MDNIKIKTLIEGLLGQLGVKFDAVEIKEDGLTGRTVFIIKSSDSGLLIGERGETFQALSHLIKRMASKGPEESSIQFAIDVNDYQSSMVDRLKLKAIMLANRAKDLKSDVEMEPMTAYERLVIHGALTGEANIKTESAGEGKDRRVIIKYIA, translated from the coding sequence ATGGATAATATAAAAATCAAGACTTTAATAGAAGGACTTTTAGGACAACTTGGCGTTAAGTTTGATGCCGTAGAAATAAAAGAAGATGGTCTTACGGGCAGGACAGTCTTTATTATAAAGAGCTCTGATTCCGGCCTACTTATCGGAGAAAGGGGCGAGACATTTCAAGCACTGTCGCATCTTATAAAGAGGATGGCAAGTAAAGGACCAGAAGAGTCTTCCATACAATTCGCTATTGATGTAAATGACTATCAGAGCAGTATGGTTGATAGATTGAAGCTTAAGGCTATTATGCTCGCAAACAGGGCAAAAGATTTGAAGAGTGATGTAGAAATGGAGCCAATGACTGCATATGAGAGACTCGTAATACACGGGGCTCTTACAGGAGAAGCAAATATAAAAACAGAATCAGCTGGAGAAGGGAAAGATAGAAGAGTAATTATAAAATATATAGCCTAG
- the dnaA gene encoding chromosomal replication initiator protein DnaA, whose protein sequence is MSDNKTLWNNVLAQIELTLSKANFSMWFKDTHIIKQEDGVVCLAVPNVFVKDWLINKYHKDILKNLRTFGENIRNIEYLVSKDEPKNTIKEAPQSNSLPLNDIYVNRDDNLNPKYTFESFVIGPFNELAHAASQAIIKKQATYNPLFIFGSTGHGKTHLIQAIGNHIKTAEGGKKIYYMTSEKFVNDYLNSLANGTINHFKEKYQKFDVLIIDDIQFLSKKDKSQEEFFHLFNRFHENSKQLILSSDKHPNFIPDIEDRIKSRFNAGMIVEIHKPDFESRIQIFKKKSSLMNMVLSNDVIEYLASSIEGNIRELEGILNLILCQSQLRNRELTITEIKDLVKNTAKPKKNISIKDIIKTISEFYNIEESQIYEKGRKKEIIKPRQVIMYILREDFDISFPSIGEKVGNRDHSTVIHSYEKIKNDLKTNTELVQEINQIRSMLK, encoded by the coding sequence ATGTCAGATAATAAAACCCTTTGGAATAACGTGTTGGCACAAATAGAGCTCACTCTATCGAAAGCCAACTTTAGTATGTGGTTTAAAGATACACATATTATTAAACAGGAAGATGGGGTTGTTTGTTTGGCTGTGCCAAATGTTTTTGTAAAAGACTGGCTTATAAACAAATATCATAAGGATATTTTAAAAAATCTTAGAACCTTCGGGGAAAATATTAGAAATATTGAGTATTTGGTATCTAAAGATGAGCCTAAAAACACCATCAAAGAGGCTCCCCAAAGTAATTCTCTTCCTTTAAATGATATTTATGTAAACAGAGACGATAATTTGAATCCAAAGTACACTTTTGAAAGTTTCGTTATCGGCCCTTTCAACGAACTCGCCCACGCGGCTTCACAAGCAATCATAAAGAAGCAGGCGACATACAATCCACTTTTTATATTTGGAAGCACTGGGCATGGCAAGACACACCTTATACAGGCAATAGGGAATCATATTAAGACTGCGGAGGGTGGAAAGAAAATTTATTATATGACTTCCGAAAAATTCGTAAATGATTATTTAAACTCGCTTGCAAATGGCACAATAAATCATTTCAAAGAAAAATATCAAAAATTTGATGTTCTTATTATAGACGATATACAGTTTTTATCTAAAAAAGACAAATCTCAAGAGGAATTCTTCCATTTATTCAACAGATTTCATGAAAATAGCAAACAACTCATACTTTCTTCTGATAAACATCCAAATTTTATACCAGACATAGAAGACCGTATTAAATCTCGCTTCAACGCTGGTATGATTGTAGAAATTCATAAGCCTGATTTTGAATCTAGAATACAAATATTCAAGAAAAAGTCTTCTTTGATGAATATGGTGTTATCAAACGATGTTATTGAGTACCTGGCTTCGTCTATTGAGGGAAATATAAGGGAATTAGAGGGTATTCTGAACCTTATCCTTTGTCAGTCGCAGCTCAGAAACAGAGAACTTACCATCACAGAAATTAAGGATTTGGTTAAAAATACAGCAAAACCAAAGAAAAATATCTCGATAAAAGATATTATTAAAACAATATCTGAATTTTATAATATAGAAGAGTCACAAATCTATGAAAAAGGTAGAAAAAAGGAAATTATCAAGCCAAGACAGGTAATTATGTATATTTTGAGAGAAGATTTCGATATTTCTTTCCCATCAATTGGTGAAAAAGTGGGCAACAGAGATCACTCCACAGTTATTCATTCTTATGAAAAAATAAAGAATGATCTAAAAACCAACACGGAGCTAGTACAAGAGATAAATCAAATACGTTCAATGTTGAAATAG
- the rpmH gene encoding 50S ribosomal protein L34, giving the protein MSVTYQPKKKKRAKVHGFLERSRSNYGKRVLRKRRQKGRKKLTV; this is encoded by the coding sequence ATGTCAGTCACATATCAACCAAAAAAGAAAAAGAGAGCGAAAGTCCATGGCTTTCTAGAAAGAAGCAGAAGTAATTATGGTAAGAGAGTTTTAAGAAAGAGAAGGCAGAAGGGTAGAAAGAAACTCACCGTTTAA
- a CDS encoding YidC/Oxa1 family membrane protein insertase, with the protein MIHFIFQNFFYAPLYNGMILLLDYIPWINVGVAVILFTCIVKVILFPLSKKSIKTQLEMKKIEPELAEIKEKYKDDKKVQAEKIMAMYKERGINPFSGILLMFLQLPVLIALYYIFLQGGLPNIDHSTLYSFVKAPESVSMMFFGIDVGAKSIIFALLAALAQFFQMQLTMPKTVKPKDGDKKPTGFKDELAKSMNMQMKYVMPIIIFLVAKSFPVVVSLYLITSSLFAIGQELYMKRQMNKNTVKV; encoded by the coding sequence GTGATACATTTTATATTTCAAAACTTCTTTTATGCACCGCTTTACAACGGTATGATACTTCTTCTCGACTATATCCCATGGATCAATGTCGGTGTAGCTGTCATACTATTTACCTGTATTGTAAAAGTTATTCTCTTCCCTCTTTCAAAGAAGTCTATCAAGACTCAGCTTGAGATGAAGAAAATCGAGCCAGAGCTCGCAGAAATAAAAGAGAAGTATAAAGATGACAAAAAGGTACAGGCCGAAAAGATAATGGCGATGTATAAAGAGCGAGGGATCAATCCTTTTTCCGGTATTTTACTTATGTTTCTCCAATTGCCCGTACTTATCGCCCTCTACTATATCTTTCTCCAAGGCGGACTTCCAAATATAGATCATTCGACACTTTATTCCTTTGTAAAAGCCCCGGAAAGTGTAAGTATGATGTTTTTTGGCATAGATGTCGGTGCAAAGAGTATTATTTTTGCCCTTCTTGCAGCACTCGCACAGTTTTTCCAAATGCAACTTACAATGCCGAAGACCGTAAAGCCAAAGGATGGAGATAAAAAGCCGACGGGATTCAAAGATGAGCTGGCAAAGAGTATGAATATGCAGATGAAATATGTCATGCCAATCATTATTTTTCTAGTTGCCAAGAGCTTCCCTGTTGTAGTATCTTTGTATTTGATAACAAGCAGTTTGTTTGCAATCGGTCAGGAACTTTATATGAAGAGACAGATGAATAAAAACACCGTTAAAGTATAA
- a CDS encoding HD domain-containing protein: MKEKKDTPAIVKGLLKLQKDYANTYRSIVTEERYNNIISPGLLKKYNYDSQEIREPLIEHVGHLPIIASYLHQFIENKDKVNLGRVLIILSIHDIGETKVGDVLTYIKSESHERLEDKFAKETLPDYLYNYFTEYSEEKTLDAKFAKAVDSIAPLLHELQIPKVTLGRFKYHGFGIDNIIAKKKGYFQWDAVLSDIFGHIIEEFRQMK, encoded by the coding sequence ATGAAAGAAAAAAAAGATACCCCCGCGATAGTTAAGGGCCTTCTCAAGCTCCAAAAAGATTATGCGAATACATATAGGTCAATAGTAACCGAGGAAAGATATAATAATATAATAAGCCCTGGATTATTAAAGAAATATAACTATGACTCCCAAGAGATAAGAGAGCCGTTGATTGAACATGTTGGGCATTTACCCATAATTGCTTCATATTTACATCAATTTATTGAAAATAAAGACAAAGTAAATCTGGGCAGGGTCTTAATTATTTTATCTATTCACGATATAGGGGAAACTAAAGTCGGAGATGTTCTTACATATATAAAATCAGAATCACACGAGAGGTTAGAAGATAAGTTTGCAAAGGAGACACTTCCGGATTATTTGTACAATTACTTTACAGAATATAGCGAGGAAAAGACTCTCGATGCTAAGTTTGCGAAAGCTGTGGACTCAATCGCCCCTTTATTACATGAATTACAGATACCAAAGGTTACACTCGGAAGATTTAAATATCACGGCTTTGGCATAGATAATATAATTGCAAAAAAGAAGGGTTATTTTCAGTGGGATGCAGTATTGAGTGATATCTTTGGGCATATAATAGAAGAGTTTAGACAGATGAAGTAA
- a CDS encoding PrgI family protein has product MQFQVPQFIEIEDKIFGPLTLKEFIYLAGGVGLSVVIYLYISYKIISIPLILIVMAFSLALAFYKTNGKPFIDTVESAFYYFLGNRLYIWKKVDKTPAERPGDIIKEAKKILIVPKLSESKLKDLTWSLDINESLNPTTHNKK; this is encoded by the coding sequence ATGCAATTTCAAGTCCCACAATTTATAGAAATAGAAGATAAAATTTTTGGGCCATTAACCTTGAAAGAATTTATATATTTGGCTGGTGGGGTTGGTCTTTCTGTGGTTATATATCTCTATATATCATACAAAATAATCTCCATCCCACTCATACTCATAGTAATGGCATTTTCTCTTGCCCTCGCATTCTACAAGACAAATGGTAAACCTTTTATTGATACCGTCGAATCTGCATTCTATTACTTCCTCGGTAACCGTCTATATATATGGAAAAAAGTAGATAAAACACCGGCAGAAAGACCGGGAGACATTATAAAAGAGGCAAAGAAAATACTTATCGTTCCAAAACTTTCAGAAAGCAAGCTAAAAGACCTCACATGGAGTTTAGATATTAATGAAAGCCTAAACCCTACCACACACAACAAAAAGTAA
- a CDS encoding DUF87 domain-containing protein encodes MGFFSNLFGKKDITKEAQLTSFLPQEIYEAGVLELQDIIAPSALKISPKELNLGEKIVRTFFVISYPRFLTESWFAPIINLDKVFNVSIFIHPIDTAKVLRQFQKKVAEVQSQINAREKRGLVRDPMLDTAYQDLESLRDNLQQAQEKLFDVGLYISLYANNEDELNKLESEIKSILESKLVYIKPALFQQEQGYKSVLPIADDQLGVHSKLNSSPLSSLFPFVSFDLTSDKGVLYGINRHNSSLVLFDRFSLENYNSITFAKSGSGKSYMTKLEILRSLMFDTDVIVIDPEKEYEYLAEATGGKSFNVSLNSDSHINPFDLPMPREDESPADVLRSNIINLVGIFRIMFGGLTQEEDAIIDRAISETYALKDITPDSNFTDIEPPLLSDFELVLSGMEGAEGLVQKLSKYTRGTWAGFLNRPTNIDINHKFVVFSIRDMEDELKPVAMYLVTHHIWNAIRRNLKKRLMVIDEAWWMMKSEDTASFLYSLAKRGRKYYLGLATITQDVDDFLKSPYGQPIVANSSIQILLKQSPTVIDNLQRVFNLTDEEKYLLLESDVGEGIFFVGLKHVAIKVISSYTEDQIITSDPSQLLSIKRAKEELNMLQGK; translated from the coding sequence ATGGGATTTTTTAGTAATTTATTTGGAAAAAAAGATATTACAAAAGAGGCACAACTCACTTCTTTTCTTCCGCAAGAAATATATGAAGCGGGGGTATTGGAGTTGCAAGATATTATTGCTCCTTCTGCCCTTAAAATATCTCCGAAGGAACTTAATCTCGGTGAGAAAATAGTCAGAACATTTTTTGTCATCTCGTATCCCCGTTTTCTAACAGAGAGCTGGTTTGCTCCCATTATAAATCTAGATAAAGTCTTTAATGTTTCAATTTTTATACACCCGATAGACACAGCTAAAGTTTTGAGACAATTTCAAAAAAAGGTTGCTGAGGTACAAAGCCAGATAAACGCTAGGGAGAAAAGGGGTCTGGTGAGAGATCCGATGTTAGATACAGCGTATCAAGATCTTGAATCCCTGCGCGACAATCTCCAGCAAGCACAAGAAAAACTCTTCGATGTAGGACTTTATATAAGCCTTTATGCCAACAATGAAGACGAATTAAATAAACTTGAATCAGAAATCAAATCAATCTTGGAATCAAAGCTGGTTTATATAAAACCTGCCTTATTCCAGCAAGAACAGGGCTATAAAAGCGTATTACCGATAGCTGACGATCAGTTGGGTGTGCATTCCAAATTGAACTCCTCACCGCTTTCAAGCTTATTCCCCTTTGTTTCATTCGACCTCACGTCAGACAAGGGCGTTCTTTATGGTATAAACAGACATAATTCCAGCTTGGTGCTCTTTGACAGATTCTCTTTGGAAAACTACAACTCAATAACTTTTGCGAAGTCTGGGTCTGGTAAATCTTACATGACCAAACTTGAGATATTAAGAAGCTTGATGTTTGATACAGATGTTATAGTTATCGATCCAGAAAAGGAATATGAGTATCTGGCAGAAGCCACTGGAGGCAAATCTTTTAATGTCTCTCTCAATTCCGACAGCCATATAAATCCTTTTGATCTCCCCATGCCGAGAGAGGATGAATCTCCAGCCGACGTTTTGCGTTCAAATATTATAAACCTCGTTGGAATCTTTAGGATTATGTTCGGTGGTCTTACACAAGAAGAAGACGCGATCATAGACAGAGCCATTTCAGAAACTTACGCACTCAAAGACATAACCCCTGATTCTAATTTTACAGATATTGAACCTCCACTTCTTTCAGACTTTGAGCTTGTCCTCTCTGGAATGGAAGGGGCTGAAGGTCTTGTCCAAAAACTTTCTAAATATACAAGAGGTACATGGGCAGGATTCTTAAATAGACCAACCAACATAGATATAAACCACAAATTCGTCGTCTTTTCCATAAGAGATATGGAAGATGAATTAAAACCGGTAGCGATGTATCTTGTTACCCACCATATTTGGAACGCGATCAGAAGAAATCTCAAAAAAAGGCTAATGGTTATAGATGAGGCATGGTGGATGATGAAATCCGAAGACACAGCTTCTTTCCTTTATTCTCTCGCAAAGAGAGGGAGAAAATATTACCTTGGTCTAGCCACAATCACACAAGACGTCGACGATTTCTTAAAATCACCTTATGGACAGCCGATCGTTGCAAACTCCTCAATACAGATCTTGCTTAAACAATCACCAACAGTAATAGACAATCTCCAAAGAGTTTTCAATCTTACAGATGAAGAGAAATATTTACTTCTTGAATCTGACGTAGGAGAGGGGATATTCTTCGTTGGTCTTAAACATGTTGCCATAAAGGTTATATCCTCATACACAGAAGACCAGATAATAACATCAGATCCATCACAACTTTTGTCTATAAAAAGAGCAAAAGAAGAGCTCAATATGTTGCAAGGGAAGTGA
- a CDS encoding peptidoglycan-binding domain-containing protein: MIINLITITMSISSSRKNIVSVLCGVLILSFALVPAISSAREVTFPELVRMLISIGVITPDKAVKAMEVANKYNDIEIAKSGKAVLSSAKLWADISFSFTKDLKQGDNSQEILTLQRILNSDISTKVALSGAGSPGNETTIFGPATKVALLKFQKKYGISETGIVDAKARVLMNNLLVNQRVNALPDNAKPQIVVKANGQIGNASVQPMSLMTISWDTKNVYDCYTALGAKAVSGSQIVSRPISGTYSMTCQSDYGPVTGYVNISTSSNQGNIAVIPSVNTEDYSFLYASQRPSVDLKVNGQDSLVYVSPGASALVTWTSKNVDSCQSVSGARTTSGSQIITSLNNLSRIYITCTSKWGLVSDTVMINANGNGITASTDQTAGYTWPTVPINTTSQPISSANNPVAPRVNTSPIIPATSAITTSSILGYGPVNHWDSINAEKLATELSLAGLTETQIELNIDPYNSNRTPSVALPKLKAFITEMRKKNIVTFVNLVNGKLGDGEGDYICKPLFTDQLFTDNLDYIIQNIGTSTVILQPTSEWVSGCQDKRDRFINIFKAKWTGMKSYYVGNHSPAPDSTWFKEYHPGSFTDYGDSGELVVTDGGNVLNAIGKDGNGEGFADTAKLQAYACHVLLGGTRGFVYYGYGHTDIDSNAITALGVFATNKPTDCSAYDAALGGGTTIPFGGQVVGISECTNKGGEGEKLFAVVIKACNPGDMIGTSKAGEPMYGTGYITFRENNPPLPSIGDSILGGEVPDEGGKCQGASPSFDAPWIGDASGPLGTGEACTNTDPVADSDSGSDPYTISNTWGANSGWGLW, from the coding sequence ATGATTATTAATTTAATAACTATTACTATGTCCATCTCTAGCTCTAGAAAAAATATCGTTTCTGTTTTGTGTGGAGTCTTGATTCTGTCTTTTGCACTTGTTCCAGCGATTTCTTCTGCGAGAGAAGTCACTTTTCCAGAGCTTGTTAGAATGCTTATTTCTATTGGTGTTATAACTCCAGACAAGGCCGTTAAAGCTATGGAGGTGGCCAATAAATATAATGACATTGAAATAGCCAAAAGTGGCAAAGCCGTGCTATCTTCAGCAAAGCTTTGGGCAGACATATCATTTTCTTTTACAAAAGATCTTAAACAGGGCGACAATAGCCAAGAAATCCTTACTTTACAAAGAATTTTGAATTCCGACATTAGCACCAAAGTCGCTTTATCTGGGGCAGGATCTCCTGGTAATGAAACCACGATTTTTGGTCCAGCTACCAAGGTAGCATTGCTTAAATTTCAGAAGAAATATGGGATAAGCGAAACGGGTATTGTGGACGCGAAGGCAAGAGTATTAATGAATAATCTATTGGTAAATCAGAGAGTAAATGCTCTACCAGACAATGCAAAACCTCAGATTGTTGTTAAGGCAAATGGTCAAATAGGAAATGCATCTGTGCAGCCCATGTCTCTCATGACTATTTCGTGGGATACAAAAAATGTTTATGATTGTTATACAGCGCTTGGTGCCAAGGCAGTATCTGGGAGCCAAATAGTTTCTCGTCCAATATCGGGTACCTACTCCATGACTTGTCAGAGTGATTATGGTCCGGTGACAGGGTATGTGAATATTTCTACAAGCTCTAACCAAGGTAATATTGCTGTTATACCAAGCGTTAACACAGAGGATTATTCTTTTTTATATGCCTCACAAAGACCGTCTGTCGATTTGAAAGTAAATGGTCAAGATTCTTTAGTTTATGTCAGCCCTGGAGCTAGCGCTCTTGTTACATGGACTTCGAAAAATGTCGACTCTTGTCAGTCTGTTAGCGGGGCTAGGACAACTTCTGGAAGTCAGATTATTACGAGTCTAAACAATTTAAGCAGAATCTATATAACGTGTACAAGCAAATGGGGGCTTGTTAGTGATACAGTTATGATAAATGCAAACGGTAATGGCATAACCGCGAGTACGGATCAGACAGCGGGCTATACTTGGCCAACCGTTCCTATAAACACAACGAGTCAACCGATTTCATCAGCAAATAATCCCGTCGCCCCTAGAGTAAATACGAGCCCGATTATACCCGCAACCTCGGCGATAACTACATCAAGCATTTTAGGTTATGGGCCAGTAAATCACTGGGATTCAATCAATGCAGAAAAACTTGCTACGGAACTTTCTTTAGCTGGTCTTACCGAGACGCAAATCGAATTAAACATTGATCCTTATAATAGTAATAGGACACCTTCGGTGGCATTACCAAAACTAAAAGCTTTTATTACTGAGATGCGGAAGAAAAATATTGTAACTTTTGTAAATTTGGTAAATGGTAAGTTGGGTGATGGAGAGGGAGATTACATTTGCAAACCGTTATTTACCGATCAATTATTTACAGACAATCTTGATTACATTATTCAGAATATTGGTACAAGTACAGTTATCCTTCAGCCGACAAGCGAGTGGGTTAGCGGGTGCCAAGACAAGAGAGATAGATTCATAAATATATTTAAAGCAAAATGGACAGGAATGAAGTCTTATTATGTAGGGAATCACTCTCCAGCTCCAGATTCAACATGGTTTAAAGAATATCACCCAGGAAGTTTCACTGATTATGGTGACAGTGGGGAATTGGTAGTGACTGACGGTGGTAATGTACTAAATGCGATCGGAAAAGATGGGAATGGAGAGGGTTTTGCTGACACTGCCAAGCTCCAAGCGTATGCTTGCCATGTCTTATTGGGAGGAACAAGAGGATTCGTTTATTATGGCTATGGACACACAGATATAGATAGCAACGCCATTACCGCTCTTGGTGTGTTTGCGACAAATAAACCTACAGATTGTAGTGCTTATGACGCTGCCCTAGGAGGTGGTACGACAATTCCATTTGGAGGACAAGTTGTGGGTATTTCAGAGTGTACAAATAAGGGGGGTGAAGGCGAGAAGCTTTTTGCTGTTGTTATAAAGGCCTGTAATCCTGGTGATATGATAGGGACAAGTAAGGCTGGTGAACCTATGTATGGCACTGGTTATATAACATTTAGAGAAAATAATCCCCCACTTCCTAGTATTGGTGACTCTATACTTGGAGGAGAAGTACCAGATGAGGGTGGAAAATGTCAGGGGGCTTCACCGTCGTTTGACGCTCCGTGGATAGGTGATGCGTCTGGACCACTTGGGACGGGAGAGGCGTGTACTAATACGGATCCTGTAGCCGATTCTGATTCGGGAAGCGATCCATACACCATATCAAATACTTGGGGGGCCAACAGTGGTTGGGGTTTGTGGTAA
- a CDS encoding ribonuclease P protein component — MLARKYRATRKDIENAIKGGFTVDSGILYAKISRKDTEKAGFAIVVSKKVEKTSVGRHLIKRRVSDVLEKNLSKLGSNFKKTVVFFAKKQEKVPEYAEIKKGVEEILLKVF; from the coding sequence ATGTTAGCCAGAAAGTATAGAGCTACAAGGAAGGACATAGAAAATGCCATAAAAGGTGGTTTTACCGTGGATTCTGGTATTTTATATGCCAAAATCTCCAGAAAAGACACTGAAAAAGCAGGTTTTGCTATTGTTGTATCGAAAAAAGTGGAAAAGACCTCGGTTGGCAGGCATCTTATAAAAAGGAGGGTAAGCGATGTCCTTGAGAAGAATTTATCAAAATTAGGCTCGAATTTTAAAAAGACGGTAGTATTTTTTGCAAAAAAGCAGGAGAAAGTGCCAGAATATGCGGAAATTAAAAAGGGTGTGGAGGAAATTCTGTTAAAAGTCTTTTGA
- a CDS encoding pilin, with product MSKKITKISAHFITFLSFTLLILSLSPVIHTAAEPLGYTPLEPSAFSQLGVGLVDGKIQTSNLSNFLRDIFNFGIAIAVVLSVVMISWGGILYMTTDSWSGKEDGKEKIENALYGLALALVSWLILYTINPALVDFTGNRIVNTP from the coding sequence ATGAGTAAAAAAATAACAAAGATATCCGCACACTTTATAACCTTTCTGTCTTTTACACTTCTAATACTGTCTCTTAGTCCAGTTATCCATACTGCTGCCGAGCCGTTGGGGTACACACCACTCGAACCAAGCGCTTTCAGTCAACTTGGAGTCGGCCTAGTAGACGGAAAAATACAGACCTCAAATCTCAGCAACTTTTTAAGAGATATTTTCAACTTTGGTATAGCCATCGCAGTAGTCCTTTCGGTGGTAATGATTTCTTGGGGTGGAATTCTCTATATGACAACAGACTCATGGTCCGGAAAAGAGGATGGTAAAGAAAAAATTGAAAACGCTCTATACGGATTAGCTTTAGCTCTTGTTTCTTGGTTAATACTGTACACGATCAATCCTGCTTTGGTGGATTTTACAGGTAATCGGATAGTTAATACTCCATAA